The genomic segment GTCGATCGTGGAGTTCTCCAGGGCCCAGTCGACCCACTTGTCCATGATCTTCCCGGCGCGCTCGTCACCGGTCTCGGCGTACAGCTCGGCGGTGCGCTGCAGGCCCCAGACCTGGAAGCCGAACCACCGGTTCGACGGCGGGTCGTGCCAGACGGGCTGCCAGTCGTAGTACATGCCGTAGAAGGTGGAGGCGTTCGACGGCGGGCTGGCGTACTGGCCGTCCCAGCTGTTGGTGGCACCACCCGCGATGCCGCCCTCGGAGGACTGCAGCCACTGCAGGAACTCCAGCTGCCGGTCCAGGCTCTTGGCCCAGTCGGCCTGGCCCGAGGAGGACTTCGGCTTCATGTCCGGGTCCTCGGCCAGGGCGTAGGCGGCCATCGGGTTCTGGTAGCCCTGGTGGGCCGCGCCGTCACCGATGCGCCAGGCCCACGGGTACTGGGCGTCCTGGTTGGCGCCGCCCCAGGCGTAGTACCAGGACATCAGGTAGTGCGCGCTGTCCTTGCCGCTGCCCGCGGGGCAGGAGGGGCTGGTGCAGTTGCCGATCTTCTTGAAGTACTTGTCGAACATGGCGTAGCGCAGGTAGTCGCCCATCTTGACCGCGTTGTCGACCACGTCGGCGACCTCGCCGCCCTTGCCCTGCTCCTCGGCGTACTTCTTGGCCTGGTAGGCCACCTGCACCGCACGCGCGTCGGCGTCCGGGGCGTTGGTGTACTTCCACTGCTTGGCGTACTCGGCGTCGTCGGTGAACAGGTCGAGGAACCCGTTCTCACCGCCGTGGGCGAAGGTGTCGCAGGACGGCTGCGTCACCGTCTCCCAGACGGACTCCTGCGAGCCGCGCTGGAAGGTGTTGATGAACGCGGGCGCCGTCTCGCCGTCACCGCAGAAGCCGAAGCCGTACGTGTTGTCCACGTCCAGCAGCCAGTGCATGCCGTAGATCTCGTCGGTCCCGTAGGCCGACTTGAGCTCGCCGGCGATGGGGTCCTGGCCGACCGAAACCCCGGAGTCGAGCTTCGCCGGGTACTCGGTCGGGCTCGGGTGCTCGGGCGCGTAGGTGGCCGGGGAGCTGGCGTCGTAGGCGCCGTTGGTCGGCTGGTCCTCGGTGCCCGGGATGGCGAACTCCTCCAGCGACGCCCAGGCGTCGTTGAACGGGCCCCAGTCCTCGGTGATCCGGCCGTACTCCGACTCCAGCCACAGGTAGTAGCTGAACGCCTCGGACGTGGTCTCGTGGCCGTGGTCCGGCGCCTCGACGATCAGCGTCTCGATGGCGTGGTACGGCACCTTCAGCCCGTTGAAGGTGCGGTAGTAGCCGCTCGACGGGTCGTTGATCTTGTTGTACAGGTCGAGGAAGTCCTGCTGGTACTCCGAGGCCTGCGGCGAGATCTCCTGGACCGGTACGGTGCCGGCGTCGTGGCCCGCGGCGGTCGCCTTGAAGACGGCCTTGGCCAGGTCACCGGTGGTGTCCGCGGAGTTGACGGGCACCTGCTGGACGCGGTCCCAGTTCTCGGGGGTGAACGTCAGCTCCGACTTGGCCGCGCTGATGTCCTTGGTGCCGGAGGCGCGCTCCAGGGTCACCCGCACGTCCGAGGACGGCTTGGCGGACAGCTTGATGCCGACGGTCGTCTCCCCGCCCTGCTTCACCTGCCGCGCGACGGGAGAGGCGATCACGGCCGGCTTCTCCAGGACGTTGACCAGGGACGGGTGCGAGCCGGCCGGCTTGCCGTCCTTGTCGTACGCCTTGGCAGTGATGGAGTACTGGCCCTCGGGGGCATTCTTCCACTCGCCCTCGAACGGGGCCTTGGAGTCGGTGGCCAGCAGCTTGCTGTCCGCGTAGAACTCGACCTTGGCGACGTCCCCGGTGGTCTTCGCCTTCAGCGGCACGCCCTCGGGGGCCAGCGCGTAGTTGTCCGCGCCCGTCTCCGAGGAGGTGAGAGCGACGCCGATGGCCTGGGCCTCGGCGGATCCGGCGGCCTCGGAGGCGAAGGTCGTCCCCGGCACCACCCCCGCGACGAGAGCGGCGAGGGCGAGTCCTCCCGTGACCGGGCCGGGCCGTAGCCTGCGCCGTAGGTGTGATCTCATTGCCTGCTGGTTCCTCTCTGTCACATGGTGTGGGGCCATATGTGTGGGGCATGGAGGGGTGGTGCTGTCCGGCGTGGACGGGCGCGCCCGGTCGGGGTGTGCGCGTCACACGGTGGATCCGGCCCCGTGAGTGGGCTGTGCGGTGCGGTGCGGCCACTCACGGGGCCGGTGATCGTGGGGGCGGAACGGCCCGGGCACCGTGGGGTCGGGACGGCGCGGGCGGGCCGGACGGGTGGGGGTGTGCGGCTCGGGTCCGCGGTTCCTCGTACCGTGCCGTCGTCAACGGCTTCCCGGGAGCCTTACGCGGGTGGGGGGTGGTCAGCTCTCGGCACGGTGGACTGAAACCGCTTCCAGTGCCGGGACTGTAGCGGTCACGCCGGGCTCTGAAAACCCTTACTCGTCAGTCCAGTTGGACAAAGTAAGCGGCTGTGTTCGGCACCATGCCATTCACCAGCGCTTTTGTTGACACGGCGGCGGATGAATCGCCGCGAGAGCCGAAGTCTCTTCAACTCGCCTCTCTGACCTGCGGGTTGGCAAGTGGTTCGGACCGCTCCTATTGACAGGGCTACCGGCCGCGCTCACTCTAAGAGCGCTCCCAGGTCCTGACCGACGGAGCCGATCACCGGCCGGCCACCGCGCACCCCGTCGTCGGCGCGAGCCCAGTGATCGTCCCGGCACGGCGGCCCGGGACGGACGGAAGCGACTGCCCTGACCCGGCCTCCGTCCGGCCGACCGCACACCGGCCGCCGTGCCACCGCACCTCCCCGCACCGCGAGCTCCGCCCCCACCCGCACCGCCCGCCGCACCCCGCAAACAGCACCCCGCCGCACCACCCGCAAGCAGCACCCCCACCCGTACCGCCCCACCGCGAGCACGGAGGCTTGCAGATGAACCCCATCCGACAGCGGACGGGGGACGGACCGCCGCGCCGGCGGCCCTCGCCCCCCGTCGCGCTGACGGCTGCCGCGCCGGCCCGGACCGCCGCCGGGCCGGCCGGCGCGGGGCGCCGCCGCGGCGGGGAATCGCCGCCACGGTCCTCCCGGCCGCGCCGGGGAATCCCCGTGCGGCGGGAACCGTCCACCCCGAACTCCGGCACGGCCGACCCCCGCCCGGTCCGTGCCGGAACGGGCGGCCGGGCGGCGCGCACCCCGGCCCTCCGCGGCCGGACGCCGGTCACCGTCCCGGCGGGTGCCGCGCCGCCCGCGCCGTCCACCCCGCGGCCGCCGGCCTCCCAGCCGCGGCCGCCGCACACCCCCGCCCCGACCACCGCCCCCTCCGCGGACCGGCCCCGCACCCGGCCCGTGTCCGGCGCCCCGCGCCGCCACCCCCGTCCGCCGGACAGGCGCCGGACCCCCCGGCCCCTCACCCTCCGGCCCCCGCATCCCCCGGGAGGACTCCACCGACGCCAGCTCCCGCAGCCCACGTCCCGCCCCTGACGTGCCCGGAAGCGCTCCAGAACTCCCTCCTGGAAGCGCTTCCACCTCTCCGGGCCCCGGGCCGGGACCGCTTTCCACCCCACCCCCCATGGAGCTTCACCCATGAAGAAATCCTCCTGTGCGGCGGCCGGTGCGGCCACCCTGGCCGTCGCCGCCTTCCTGATACCGGCCCCCGCCGGCGCCTCCGAGGCCGGGCCGGCGGCCGACAGCACGTACTACGTGGACCCCGAGACCCAGTCCGCCAAGTGGGTCGCCGCGAACCCCGGTGACTCACGGGCGGCGGTGATCCGGGACCGGATCGCCTCCGTGGCACAGGGCCGCTGGTTCACCACGACCAACACCGGCGAGGTCCGTGCCGAGGTCGACGCCTTCGTCGGCGACGCCCAGAGCGCCGGGCAGATCCCGATCATGGTCGTCTACAACATGCCCAACCGCGACTGCGGCGGGGCGAGCAGCGGCGGAGCCGCCAACCACTCCGCATACCGGCAGTGGGTCGACGAGATCGCCGCCGGCCTGAACGGGCGTCCCGCCGCGATCATCATCGAACCCGATGTGCTGGCGCTGATGTCCAACTGCCAGGACGCCTCGCAGCAGCAGGCCACCCAGGAGTCGATGGCCTACGCGGGCAAGGCGCTCAAGGCCGGCTCCGCGGAGGCCAAGGTGTACTTCGACGCCGGCCACTCCCGCTGGCACTCCCCGCAGGAGATGGCCTCCCGGCTGGCCGCCTCGGACATCGTGAACAGCGCCGACGGCATCTCCAACAATGTGTCGAACTACAACCACACGGCCGACGAGGTCGCCTACAGCCAGGCCGTTCTCAACGCCATCGGCTCGAACGAGCTGACCGCCGTGGTCGACACCAGCCGCAACGGCAACGGCCCGGACGCCCGGGGCGAATGGTGCGACCCGCCCGGCCGGGCGATCGGCACCCCCACCACCGCCGACACCGGCCAGGACCGGATCGACGCCTATCTGTGGGTCAAGCTCCCCGGTGAGGCGGACGGCTGTGCCGCCGCGGCCGGGCAGTTCGTGCCGCAGCTCGCCTACGACATGGCCAACGCGGCGCCCGCCGCTTCCACCCCTTCTTCTTCCAGAACCGCTTCCGAGGACGGTGCACGATGAGTGAATCCCGAGTCAGCCCCGTGACGGTCGCGCCGGGCGGGAGAGGACTGACCGGTGCGCTGGACCGCAGCAGCGGCCATGTGCTGGGCCTTTTCCGGATCGTCGTCGGCTTCCTCTTCGCCTGCCACGGCGCCGCGACCCTCTTCAACATCCTCGGCGGTCCGCACGGCGGCGTGGTACCCGAGGTCGGGGCCTGGCCGAGCTGGTGGGCCGCGGCCATCCAGCTCGTCGGCGGCGGCCTGGTCATGCTGGGCGCCTGGACGCGCGTCGCGGCCACCCTCTGCTCCGGCTCCATGGCGTACGCCTATTTCGTCAGCCACCAGGGCGAGGCCCTGTTCCCGCTGCAGAACGGCGGCGAGGCCGCAGCGATGTTCTGCTGGGCCTTCCTGCTGATCGCCGTGCTCGGCCCCGGCAGGCTGGCTCTTGATTCGCTTTTCCGCCCGGCGGAGGAGCGGGAGCGGGAGCGCGACGGAAGGAATGCGCTCGCCGTGTGAATTCCATGCCATTGCACGGATCCGATCGGCCGGGATTCCCGCGCGTGAAGATCTCTTCGAGGCCCACCGCTTTTCGGTGACGTCATCCGGGTCAAGTCGCCGGAAAGCGGATTGCGGAAGCGCGGCGAATTCCGTCACCGGAAAGAAGCGGACCCGGTGAGCCGGGGCCCGCGGCCGGGCCGGGAACGACCGCCCGGCGCGTGCGCCGCACCGGGTCCGGGCGGCGGCCCGCACGGCCGCACGACACCGGTCGCCGCACTTGCGGAAGCCCTCGGATACCCGCTGGTCACAGTGCTTTCCTGAGTTCCCCGGGCGGGCCGGACGCCATGCCGTCCGGCCCGCCCGGGGCTCCCTCGATGCCCACCGGCCGCTGTCGTCCGCTGCCCGGCTCCGGGCCCCGCCGCACAGCGCTGTACGGAGTGCCGGGAAGCCCGCCGGCAAAGAGCGCACCGGCCGGTTCGTACCCCACTCACGCCATGGTGGTGCGGTGATGTTTCGTCCGTGCGGCGGTCATTGAAATTCCATGTGTCGGAGGTCTTCTCAGTTTCTTCCGCCACTGGTAGCGTCCTTCGTGTGGGAGCGCTCCCATTGAGCCGTCGGGCGCTTCCCGTTCCCCCACCGTCTCGCGTCGGCCAATGCGCCGCGAGATGACACCGAATAGGAGCTCAGATGACAACCGATTCCCCAGGCGGAATGCGAAAAACGCGCTTCCGTCGCGCCGTTACGGCAGTGAGCGCCATGGCGCTCGCCTCCGGTTTCATGATCGCCGCGGGGAACACGGCGAACGGTGACGAGGCGTCCTCCTCGGCGGCCGCGGCGCGCGTGGACAACCCCTACGAGGGCGCCCAGCTGTACGTGAACGAAGACTGGTCCCGGCAGGCGGCGGCGAGCGGCGGCCAGGCCATCGCCGACGAGCCGACCGCCGTATGGCTGGACCGCATCGAGGCGATCGACTCGGGCTCCGCGGGTGAGAACACCATGGGCCTGCGGGACCACCTCGACGCGGCCCTGGAGCAGGGTGCCAACGCCCTGCAGATGGTGACGTACAACCTCCCCGGCCGCGACTGCGCCGCGCTGGCCTCCAACGGCCAGCTCGGGCCGGAGGAGATCGACAAGTACAAGAGCGAGTTCATCGACCCGATCGCGGAGATCCTGTCGGACCCGAAGTACGCCGACATCCGGATCATCAACGTCGTCGAGATCGACTCGCTGCCCAACCTCATCACCAACGTCGGCAGCCGCGAGACGGCCACCCCCGAGTGCGACGTCATGAAGGCGAACGGCAACTACGTCAAGGGCGTCGGCTACGCGCTGGCCACCCTCGGCGACATCGAGAACGTCTACAACTACATCGACATCGGCCACCACGGGTGGATCGGCTGGGACGACAACTTCGGGCCCACCGCCGAGCTGCTGCACGAGGCGGCGACCACCGAGGGCGCCACCGTCGACGACGTCGCGGGCTTCGCCGCCAACACGGCGAACTACGGCGCCACCGAGGAGCCGTACTTCTCGATCGACGACTCCGTCGGCGGGAAGTCGATCCGCGAGGGCTCCAAGTGGGTCGACTGGAACCGCTACGTCGACGAGCTGTCCTTCTCGCAGGCGTTCCGTGAGGAAGCCGTCTCCGCCGGCTTCAACAGCGACGTCGGTGTCATCATCGACACCTCCCGCAACGGCTGGGGCGGCTCCGAGCGGCCCACCGGCCCGGGCTCGACCAGCGGCACCGCCGACGAGTACGTCGACTCCAGCCGCATCGACCGCCGTATCCACCTCGGCAACTGGTGCAACCAGGACGGCGCCGGCCTCGGCGAGCGTCCCACCGCCTCGCCCGCTCCGGGCATCGACGCCTACGCGTGGATCAAGCCCCCGGGCGAGTCGGACGGCTCCAGCAAGGAGATCGACAACGACGAGGGCAAGGGCTTCGACCGGATGTGCGACCCCACGTACGAGGGGAACCCGCGCAACCAGAACAACATGTCCGGTGCCAAGGCTGACGCCCCGGTCTCCGGCCACTGGTTCCAGGCCCAGTTCGAGGAGCTCATCGAGAACGCCTACCCGCCGGTCAACTGACCACGGTGACGCGTGAGCTGAGCACCGGAGCCGGGTGACCGCCCGACGGTGAACCCCGGTTCGAACGAACAGCCCCGAGGGGCCCGGTACGGCCGATACGGCCGCGCCGGGCCCCTCTTCGCGCGCCGGGGCCCCGGGAGGCCGGGGCCCGCACCGCCCGGGCGGCGGCGAGCGGGCCGGCGGCCGCCGGCCGGGACCGCCGGGCGGGCAAGCCGGTGAGCGGATCCTGCGGGCCCTCCGTATCCCTCTCCGCATCCTCTCCGCAGGCCCGGAGCAACCCGATCGCCGCCAGGTGCGTCTCCCACCCTTGGCCCCGCCCGTCACGGGCAGAGACCATTGGCCAAGAATAAAGCGGGGCAAACGTGAACTGAGTCAAGGACCCCGCTAGCACAGCGTTACGCTTTCGGTATACGGTGACGGCGGCTGGCAACCCGCCATCCCCCACCCCGGCCGCCGCGCCCGGGGCCCGCCGATCCCCATCCCGCCGGAGAGGCCATGCCCGACACCCCGGAACCCCATGTCTCGGTGACCCTGGCGGAGATCGCAAGGATCGCGGGTGTCGGCCGCGCCGCGGTGAGCAACTGGCGTCGCCGGCACAGCAGTTTCCCCCGCCCGGTGGGCGGCACCGACACCAGCCCCCAGTTCTCGCTCTCCCAGGTCGAGGAGTGGCTGCGCGCCCAGGGCAAGCTCGGTGCGGACGAGGGCGGCCGCGAGCGCCTCTGGCCGCGCTTCGAGGCGCTGGGCGACCGGGAGACGATGGGCCTGGCGATCGCCGCCGTCGGCGCCCGGGCGGGCCGCGCCGAGCCGGCCGCCGGACCCTCCCCCGTCCCCGAGGACGCCACCGGAACGCCGCGCGCGCCCTCCGGATCCGTCCGCCCGCCCGTGGACGCCGGGCTGTCCGAGGCGCAGGAGCAGGCCGTGGAACAGGCAGTGCGGGTGGCGGGCGAGGACGGCCTGGCGGAGACGTTCGGGTTCCTGCTCGGCCGCTGGCTCGGCACCCACGTACGGCAGATCACCACCACCCCCGAACCCCTGGCCGCGCTGATGACGGAGCTCGCCGAGCTGGTCGGCGGCGGGCCGGAGAGCGAGCGGGCCGCCGGCGGCCCCTGGACCGTACTGGACCCCGCGTGCGGCGTCGGCGGGCTGCTGACCGCCGCCGTCCTCCGGTGGGGCGCGCACGGCGAACTCCGGCTGTCCGGGCAGGACAGCGACCCCGTCCTCGTCGAGCTGGCCGCCGCCCGGCTGGCGCTCACCGATCCGCCCGAACCGCGGGCGGGCCGCCCGGGGGCCCGGCGCGGCAGGAAGCGTGCGGCCGCCGCCCCGCGCCCCGCGCGCACCACCGGTCTCCGGCCGGCGGACTCACTGCGGGAGGACGGCCCCGCCTTCCGCGGTGAGGCGGACGTGGTGCTGTGCAACCCACCGTTCAACGAACGCGACTGGGGGCACGCCGAACTCGCCACCGATCCCCGCTGGGTCTACGGTCACCCGCCGCGGACCGAGCCCGAACTGGCCTGGGTGCAGCACGCGTTGGCCTGCCTGCGGCCGGGCGGCACGGCGGTGCTGCTGCTGCCGCCCGCCGTCGCCTCCCGCCGGGCGGGCCGCCGCATCCGCGCGGCGCTGCTGCGCGCCGGGGCGCTGCGGGCCGTGATCGCCCTGCCGCCCGGTGCCGCGCCGCCGCACGGCGTGGCGCTGCATCTGTGGGTGCTCCGCTCTCCGGTCTCCCCCGCGGAGGCAGGCAGCGAGCTGCTGTTCGTCGACGCCGCACAGAGCCGTCCCGGCCGGGCGGCGGGCGCCGCGCCGCCCGCCGGTCCCGGCGCGGACGGGGCGGGCACGGCAACGGCGGCGGGCGCCGCGGGCAAGGCCGCCCTCGACTGGACGGTGCTGCGCGACACGGTGCTCACCGCCGTACGCGCCCACCGCGCCCCGGACCGCGGGGCCGCCGCCGGCGCCGATGTCCCGCCGGGCACCAAGACCGTTCCCGTCATCGACCTCCTCGACGAGCAGGTCGACCTGACCCCGGCCCGGCACGTACCGGTCGCGGCCCCGGTGGCGAGCCCGGGGCTCGGGGAGTCCTGGTCGGGTTTCGACGGCCTCCTGGACCGGCTGCGCGACACGGCGGCCGGGCTGTCCCCGCTCACGCTCGCCCCGGACGCCGGTGACGCACCGGGCAGCCAGGGGCCGACCACGGTCGGCGAACTCACCCGCGCCGGGGCGCTGACCGTCCACACCGGTCAGTCACCGGCGGACGGGGTGGTCCGGGACGCGGCTTCCGCGGCCGTCGACGGCTCGGTTCCGTACCTGACCGTGCAGCATCTCCTGCTCGGCAGCGCGCCGCACGGCCGGATCTCCCGCGCCGACGCGGCCAAGGGGCGCGAGACGGGCACGCTGACGGTGACCGAGCCGGCCGATGTCGTCGTCATCGGCTCCTCACGGGTCTTCGACGCCTGGGTGGACGACGGCGGCCCCACGGTCCTCGGCCCCCAGATCCACGCCCTCCGGGTTGATCCGTCGGTCCTCGACCCGTGGTTCCTCGCGGGCTGCCTGCGCGCCCCGGCCAACGCCCGGCAGGCGGGCACCCACGCCTCCGCCACCTCGCGGATCGACGTGCGGCGCCTGCAGATCCCTCGCCTGCCGCTGGCGGAACAGCGGCGCTACGGCGAGGTCTTCCGCCGCCTCGCCTCCTTCGACGGCCTGCTGCGCGAGACCCGCGCCCTGGGCACGGAGCTGACCCGCACCCTGAGCGACGGCCTCGCCGCGGGCCGCCTCACGGTGGAGGACCGGGGGCACGAGGGCTGAGCCGGGGCGGGGCCGGTTTCCCGTGGCGGCGCCGCCACGACGATGAACCCCCGAGCGCTCATCGGCGTGGCGGCGCCGTGTCGGTGGGCGGGCGGCGAGGCGGGTGGGGCCTCGCGTCCGCACGGACGCCGCAGCGTGGTGGCGGCGGGCCCGGCGAACGGGCCGCCGGGTCGTGTACGGGCCGGCCGGGCGCGGGTACCGGGCCCGTACGGCCGTCCGTCACTTCACCGAACCGGCCATGACGCCCTGGACGAAGTGCCGCTGGAAGGCGAAGAAGACGGCCACCGGGATGATCAGTGACAGGAACGCGCCGGGTGCCAGGACGCCGATGTTGCTGCCGAACTGCCGCATCTGCGACTGCAGGGCGACCGTCAGCGGCTGGGACCCGCTGTCGGCGAAGATCAGCGCCACCAGCATGTCGTTCCACACCCACAGGAACTGGAAGATGCCCAGGGAGGCGATCGCCGGGCGGCCCAGGGGCAGCACGAGCCGGGTGAAGATCCGCCACTCGCCGCCGCCGTCCATGCGGGCGGCTTCCAGCATCTCCCGGGGGATCTCCGCGAAGTAGTTGCGCAGCAGGAAGACCGCGAACGGGAGTCCGTAGGCGACGTGGAAGAGGATCACGCCCGGGATGGTGCCGAAGAGGCCGAGCGCTCCGAACATCTTGGCCACCGGCAGCAGTCCCACCTGGACGGGGACGACGAGCATGGCCACGACCACCAGGAAGACCCAGTCGCGGCCGGGGAACTCCAGCCAGGCGAAGGCGTATCCGGCGAGGGCGGCCACCACGATCACCGTGACGGTCGCGGGCACGGAGATCAGTACCGTGTTCCAGAAGGCGTCCACGATGCCCGAGTCCCGCAGCAGG from the Streptomyces xinghaiensis S187 genome contains:
- a CDS encoding glycoside hydrolase family 48 protein, with protein sequence MRSHLRRRLRPGPVTGGLALAALVAGVVPGTTFASEAAGSAEAQAIGVALTSSETGADNYALAPEGVPLKAKTTGDVAKVEFYADSKLLATDSKAPFEGEWKNAPEGQYSITAKAYDKDGKPAGSHPSLVNVLEKPAVIASPVARQVKQGGETTVGIKLSAKPSSDVRVTLERASGTKDISAAKSELTFTPENWDRVQQVPVNSADTTGDLAKAVFKATAAGHDAGTVPVQEISPQASEYQQDFLDLYNKINDPSSGYYRTFNGLKVPYHAIETLIVEAPDHGHETTSEAFSYYLWLESEYGRITEDWGPFNDAWASLEEFAIPGTEDQPTNGAYDASSPATYAPEHPSPTEYPAKLDSGVSVGQDPIAGELKSAYGTDEIYGMHWLLDVDNTYGFGFCGDGETAPAFINTFQRGSQESVWETVTQPSCDTFAHGGENGFLDLFTDDAEYAKQWKYTNAPDADARAVQVAYQAKKYAEEQGKGGEVADVVDNAVKMGDYLRYAMFDKYFKKIGNCTSPSCPAGSGKDSAHYLMSWYYAWGGANQDAQYPWAWRIGDGAAHQGYQNPMAAYALAEDPDMKPKSSSGQADWAKSLDRQLEFLQWLQSSEGGIAGGATNSWDGQYASPPSNASTFYGMYYDWQPVWHDPPSNRWFGFQVWGLQRTAELYAETGDERAGKIMDKWVDWALENSTIDGTGNYQIPSDLEWSGQPDTWNASNPGSNSGLHVEVLNHTNDVGVAASFAKTLLYYAAGSGDAEAREAGEGLLDGMLAHKDDLGIAIPEVRKDYDRFEVTSGEDKLYIPNGWTGTMPNGDEINSDSTFLSIRSFYESDPDFPKVQQYLNGGSAPEFTYHRYWAQTEIATAFAAHDALFG
- a CDS encoding glycoside hydrolase family 6 protein, which gives rise to MKKSSCAAAGAATLAVAAFLIPAPAGASEAGPAADSTYYVDPETQSAKWVAANPGDSRAAVIRDRIASVAQGRWFTTTNTGEVRAEVDAFVGDAQSAGQIPIMVVYNMPNRDCGGASSGGAANHSAYRQWVDEIAAGLNGRPAAIIIEPDVLALMSNCQDASQQQATQESMAYAGKALKAGSAEAKVYFDAGHSRWHSPQEMASRLAASDIVNSADGISNNVSNYNHTADEVAYSQAVLNAIGSNELTAVVDTSRNGNGPDARGEWCDPPGRAIGTPTTADTGQDRIDAYLWVKLPGEADGCAAAAGQFVPQLAYDMANAAPAASTPSSSRTASEDGAR
- a CDS encoding DoxX family protein, whose protein sequence is MSESRVSPVTVAPGGRGLTGALDRSSGHVLGLFRIVVGFLFACHGAATLFNILGGPHGGVVPEVGAWPSWWAAAIQLVGGGLVMLGAWTRVAATLCSGSMAYAYFVSHQGEALFPLQNGGEAAAMFCWAFLLIAVLGPGRLALDSLFRPAEERERERDGRNALAV
- a CDS encoding glycoside hydrolase family 6 protein translates to MALASGFMIAAGNTANGDEASSSAAAARVDNPYEGAQLYVNEDWSRQAAASGGQAIADEPTAVWLDRIEAIDSGSAGENTMGLRDHLDAALEQGANALQMVTYNLPGRDCAALASNGQLGPEEIDKYKSEFIDPIAEILSDPKYADIRIINVVEIDSLPNLITNVGSRETATPECDVMKANGNYVKGVGYALATLGDIENVYNYIDIGHHGWIGWDDNFGPTAELLHEAATTEGATVDDVAGFAANTANYGATEEPYFSIDDSVGGKSIREGSKWVDWNRYVDELSFSQAFREEAVSAGFNSDVGVIIDTSRNGWGGSERPTGPGSTSGTADEYVDSSRIDRRIHLGNWCNQDGAGLGERPTASPAPGIDAYAWIKPPGESDGSSKEIDNDEGKGFDRMCDPTYEGNPRNQNNMSGAKADAPVSGHWFQAQFEELIENAYPPVN
- a CDS encoding N-6 DNA methylase → MPDTPEPHVSVTLAEIARIAGVGRAAVSNWRRRHSSFPRPVGGTDTSPQFSLSQVEEWLRAQGKLGADEGGRERLWPRFEALGDRETMGLAIAAVGARAGRAEPAAGPSPVPEDATGTPRAPSGSVRPPVDAGLSEAQEQAVEQAVRVAGEDGLAETFGFLLGRWLGTHVRQITTTPEPLAALMTELAELVGGGPESERAAGGPWTVLDPACGVGGLLTAAVLRWGAHGELRLSGQDSDPVLVELAAARLALTDPPEPRAGRPGARRGRKRAAAAPRPARTTGLRPADSLREDGPAFRGEADVVLCNPPFNERDWGHAELATDPRWVYGHPPRTEPELAWVQHALACLRPGGTAVLLLPPAVASRRAGRRIRAALLRAGALRAVIALPPGAAPPHGVALHLWVLRSPVSPAEAGSELLFVDAAQSRPGRAAGAAPPAGPGADGAGTATAAGAAGKAALDWTVLRDTVLTAVRAHRAPDRGAAAGADVPPGTKTVPVIDLLDEQVDLTPARHVPVAAPVASPGLGESWSGFDGLLDRLRDTAAGLSPLTLAPDAGDAPGSQGPTTVGELTRAGALTVHTGQSPADGVVRDAASAAVDGSVPYLTVQHLLLGSAPHGRISRADAAKGRETGTLTVTEPADVVVIGSSRVFDAWVDDGGPTVLGPQIHALRVDPSVLDPWFLAGCLRAPANARQAGTHASATSRIDVRRLQIPRLPLAEQRRYGEVFRRLASFDGLLRETRALGTELTRTLSDGLAAGRLTVEDRGHEG
- a CDS encoding carbohydrate ABC transporter permease — encoded protein: MTVQGTVTPGSAPDSAVPGTAPRPGSPSARRARARAAGPAGTGGPPRPGLVSRLAGRTRGGLVQVLLAVIGLVWLTPVAGLLVASLRPEEDNTSSGWWTAFADPGRLSLDGYTALLRDSGIVDAFWNTVLISVPATVTVIVVAALAGYAFAWLEFPGRDWVFLVVVAMLVVPVQVGLLPVAKMFGALGLFGTIPGVILFHVAYGLPFAVFLLRNYFAEIPREMLEAARMDGGGEWRIFTRLVLPLGRPAIASLGIFQFLWVWNDMLVALIFADSGSQPLTVALQSQMRQFGSNIGVLAPGAFLSLIIPVAVFFAFQRHFVQGVMAGSVK